The genomic window GTAATCTTGTTTCTTAAGAGCTTTGCAGGGAAAATTAGTGCATCTGGTAGCTTGGACTTGGATGGCAAGCTGAATGGATGGGATTTGAATAAAGACTTCATGAGGCTTGACTTGTCACTGCCTCACACAGGTGAGTAACAAACCTTTTAATCCtctaattaatatacatattttttttttttttacttggtttgCTTACTTGAAACTACTCTTCAGGTATCTTGAACTTTGGGGATAAAACTACTGCTGCATCCCTGAGTATGAACAGAGCAAATATAGATGTCCAAAGCCTTAATGGATTGAATGTGAAGTCTGCAGTTGATGACTTGGTCATCATGACTGATGATGCAACAGTTAATGGACCCCTCAAATTCACCACCAGTGTGAACGGTAGATATGCtttataattgtttattattttttccccttttccttaaaaaaaaaaaaaaaaattgacaatgGTGTATTTTACAGTGAACGAACTCTCCGTTAGTGGAACagttgatggtgttgatgtggTAGATCTCGTGGACAGAAGTCTTAAAAAGATCTCGCCTACACCACAGGCCATAACTGGTGCTATCACAGTGAACAAGGGAGTACACTTGGATCAGAGCCCATCTCTAACTATAGTTAATGGCAAGGACTGGACAACCCACCTAAGCAAGGAAAGTGTaaagtgttgggggtggggggtgggggggatgtacACAAGACCGGTAGCGTAACCTATAATTTATATTACAGGTTATACCGCTAAATTACAATGGTGTAATTGGTGGAAAGAAAACATTCACAAAGCCAGTATCCATTTCGGGTAACTTCAATCCAACAACAATAAATGGCTTTGATGTACCTCAACTATCAGACAGAATACTGACTAAAAGTACAAACCAGAATGTTGGCAGCAAATACACTATCACTGGCGACGTCATAGCCAGTATGTTCAACTTCTTTTTTGTAttaccacccccccccaccagcctGTGACCATGAATCCTTTTTTAAACTTCCCAGAAAACCCTTGACTAATAAAATTGCCACTCGGCAGGGACATGGCCCCACTAATGAAGTAAATCTATTTTCAGAGAATGTAAATGCTCCAGTAATTGATGGAGTAAACACTGCAAACCTTGTATTGGTGGACCAGGGTGTATCAGTAGGTGGATCAGTTGACTTTGCTGATTACTTAGAAATGAAGGATGTTACTTCCGATACAGGAGTACTAGATGGCTGTGACGTTGTTCAGGTAAGCTAGGCTGTGACGTTGTTCAGGTAAGCTATGTTGTCAATGTTAACATCTAGGCTTCATAACTAATTTCTACAATAAATGGTACTCTTATTGCACTTGCAGCTTAATGCTTCTGCTATATGGAGATCAAGTGATGGAAGTATAGAAATGCCCTTCCCAGTAACCGTGAAGTCGGTTAACATTCGAAAGGATGCAACAGTTAATGGTGTTGTAAAGGCAGGATCAAGGGAACTGATTCATTTCTTAAACACTCTCGTCTTGAAGTCTTCAAATCAGGATATCTCGGGTAAGTGACTGTTTCCTACTTTAGTCCTTAGATATTTGCTCATGTAGACCATGATTGCCCTGGTTTCATGGTTGTGCAGAACTTGTATAAAAGTTATATCTGAAATTTTTAATAGGATGTGTTAAGGCTTTATTCTTAGATTTCTCTAAGAACTTCTAGACTTTAAAACTTATTCTTGCTACCCAATGGGAGCTTCAAATCAAGGATTCTAAACCTCTTGTCTCAAGTTTCCCAAAGTTCTTAAAGGTCTCCCTAATTAGTATTAGACCACTCCCCTGAAGATTCGTAACTCAACCTCTTGGGCACTGAGACTTAATGTATTTTTACTTTATCATGTCAAACCTGTTGTAATTACATGACCCCCCCTGTAGTGGTCATAGACCCCCCATTAATAAACCCCCTGCTTTGTAAGCACCTAAACTTGAGCCAATCTAACCCACTAGACTAAAATTGCAATTTCCATTGCAGGGAAAGTAGAATTCATCACTGATGTTACAATGACGAGTTTGTTGGCACAAACTGCAGATGGAGTCGACATTGATAACTTGTATGCTGTAACAGTTATGAACAACCAGGATAGTGTAAGTTACAAAAGTGACACTAAATTTTACCAATCCCCCTCGTGTATGGTGTAATAACCATATTTATTATTTCAGGTCATAAACTGTAATGTCGCCTTCACCAAAGACTTGACGATCAAAACCCTATCTGTGGATACTGTTTTTGGTGTGGGTCCTGAAGGCACACTAATAAACTCTCTTAATGTGTCGGATATTAATGCTAATGCAGTACTTACTCTGGGAGGATCTTACATCATGACTGGAATAAAGACTTTCACTAATGGCTTGACTGCTGATGGACTGAAAGTTACTGGTGGGTAATTTTACCTTGACCTTTCTCTCAGGTTGCTAAAACCCTGAACTTGAATTGTAATGCAACTCCTTGGCCTACAGGATCCCTAGGTGGCATACCAGTAAGTGACTTGGTGGTAGTGTCTGCAAGTGGCAGACTTGCAGACAACTTGCTCTTCACAGCCCCCATAACTGCCAAAGGAGACCTAGAGGCAAGtattttaaacttttatttttatttactttttttattggcTGCATCTAATGCTGAACTATCCATCAGGTTGGAGGACTGATAGATAACGTTGACCTGGAACAACTTCTAATTGATAGAATCAGGCTTGACACTACAGAATCCTTAACATCTTCTACAAGCTTCGAGGGAATAAAAGTGGAAGGTCTGGAGGCAATAGTTTTTATCCTAAACTGTGAATGCTTCAACTTTTGAGCTTGCACAAGTGCCCTTATTCTTCCTAATATCCACTAGGACTGGGTTTAGGCAAGAGTCGCTAATTAGTTTGTCTTTTGGGGAAGTAAAATTGTAATTTAGCAGTTTAAAATGAGTACTTGTCCCCTTCTGATACAAATCCATATTCTAGGATATGGAAATCTGCAATGAAAGTCCCTGCAGAGTACTCCATTTATTAGGACCACCTAGCTATTAAACTGTAACCACATCCAGCACTAAAATAGTCTACAATCCTTAGGTGATCTGGAGGTTGAAGAAATCAATGGAATAAAACTACAAGATATTGTACTAAAGTCTGGAAGAATACAGCAGGATATTACAGGACCCAAAACTTTTGCTGGAGGCTTGAAAGTAGAAGGGGAAATCCAAGCTACTCAAATCAATGATGTGGATATTCCAGCATTAAACCTGAATGTCGTTCGAAAGGATAGAGCGGACAAGATAAAACATAATCTGGTTGGTATAAACTTTGTTAGTTTCGGGTACCTGTCATGGGTAACTGTCGCCTCTTTGATGACTACCCCTCTTCTTGCAGATCTTTGAGGCAGCTGTGGCAGCTAAAACTTCAATTGATGTCACAGGGAAAGTAAACGGCTATAAATTAGAGGATATAAACTATTCCCCATCCGTCTTGAGCAAAAATATTTTGGACACCAGTACTAGACTCTACAATCTCAATAGCACACTCTCTGATGTTTTCATCGATACAAAGGCTCTTGCTTGTGGTATGTGAATTAGTATAGTCGTATATTTGACTATACAATAAATTTAAGGTCATTGACCTTAAAACCTACATTTCTTTTTAGGCATGTATGAAACCATGAGGTATGGCGAACTGCTTAATATTGAAACCGTAGCAATAACGGGTAAAATGAGTTATGGAAGCTATGGTGGGATACCTTTCTTGGCAGTAAGGGAGTGTGAAGTCTTTTGCACATGCCCTAATCGCTACTCTTTTTACCATGTAAGTTAATGGGTTGAAGCCCAACTAAAGCCTAAATAGCATTTTAAATGCATAGACTAAAATTCTAAGCCTTGCATgctaatatttgtataaacattttAAAACACAACTTTGCTCTTGACATTACATTTGCTAGGGTTTACCCTTTCCAGAAGAAACTTGATTCTTAAGATTAGAATACCATCTCTACAAAGAACCGTTGAAGCCACTTTTACCCCTTTACTATAAACTTGCTTATTTTCAGGTATCTAATGATGGTATGTTGTGGAAAGACTTCAATGATACAGACTCTGCATTCATCTTTGATTCAGATGGTTATGAAGGGACAGGACTTGTGAACCAGTAAGTTGCACATATAATACATGCTGTATATACTCTAATGAACACTTGCAAGTCTAAACTGAATTTTCTTCCTTCTAGCTGCACTGGAACAACTGAAGTGAAAACACTGCAGCTCGCAGATAAAAGCCACACAGTTGGTGACTTGGGAACTGTAGCAGATATTGGAGTATTTTCGGTAAAGGGAGTAACTTACATTGTTACGGCAGGCACAATTGCAGGTACACATTTGCACCATGACCTACACCTATAATTTCCAAAATTGATCAGATTGAAAGAGGTTAACAGAAGCCTTAACAGTCCTAAACGGTTTGTAATTTCCAACTACAGAAGGAAGTCCTGGTGCAACCTCTACTATAAGTGTAGTAAAATTAACCCAGAATCCAGTGGTCATCTGGTCGTTGAAGACACATTATAGTGCTTCTACAGTGGATCTAACCTTGGTAAGTCGATtcagtatttatttttaaaaaattactgCCCATTTTAGATTTAAGTTTTAACGATTGTTGTTGTTCCAGAGTCCCGAGGGATGGCTGCTGTTGGTTGCAAATCATATGGCCTCAAATGACTCTGTAGATCCCTTCACTGTACCATCACAGTTGTACTTGTGGTCACCCACAgaggaaaaggtaaaaatttCCTTGCTTGGATGAAAAGGTAAGCCCTAGCTAAATTTACCctaaaaataatgtaaatgttTACTTGCAGTTCACCCTTGTAGAAGAGCACATTGGCCAATGGGTAACATCAGGAATCTTCCTAAATGCAAAGAGTTCTCTCAAAGAGCGATACTTCTCTCTAGCACAACTGCAGGTTTCAACATCTTTATGTGAAGACGGTCTGAAGCCTACAACAGAGGTCATGGTATGGGAACCTGTATTTCAagtttttgttctttattctgtCCAGAAACAAGACTATTTTGCTTAAATTTGGATTACCAATTTTTTACAGGTGTTCAAGCATGGTCCATCTGGATATCGGCCATACCAGAGGCTGCCATCATATGGTGTTGTTGCTCAAGAATCGGTATACATTGGGTTTGACTTGTACTTGCTGTTGCTCTCCGAATCCTCGCAGACACTGGATGTGTACGATCACTCTCCAACTGAAGTAAGCTTTTGTCTGAGGTTAAACACATCAGACTTACAAGTGCACTAAAGATACAATAACCTATTAATGTTTCTTCCCCAACAGGGCTTCCGTCTCTATCAACAGCTTCCAGTATGCCGCAAGCCAATAGACATAAAGATGATTACGGTATCCTTCACAGACTTCCTGTTGGTGTCTTGCAAGGAACCAGCCCAAATTATGAAGTTCCAGTTCTTGACAAAGGGATTCACTTACAGAGAATAGACGAAGGGTGTACAAGTGTAATTTATAAATTTTAATAATCTAAGAATAAaccgttttattttttccttaatgtGGAATTACCATGTAAACACAGTTACTGTTGTGGGTTTAACTTGTAATCCATGCATTCATAACCTAATGATAAAACTTGCATACTGCGTACAAGAGTACTTTTAGTTTATTCAAACTGAGTGCAAGACTAGCATGGAACTTGGTCATAAGTAAtcttaatataatgattataaggatgttAAGACCCTTGAGAAACGACTTCCTACACTGTTACAAACTATGCCTTACTCTAGAAGTCTTAACCTTTTTATTTGGTCATCCCATAATATCCTTAAATGAAATTCTTATATTAAATTTGTTGTACCTGCTATGAATGGGGAAGATTTGCAGCTTGACTTCCATCAGATAAGCCAAGGTCTGGCTTCTACAAAACTACATTGTTTCTGATAAAATGTAAGCCACTTCCCTGCAAAATTGATATTGGTAAATATTTGAGGCATGGTATTTGTTTAGCCCTTATCCTTCATTGGGACCCTGAGAACGGACTATTTTGAAATTGTCAATTCCTGGCCATGGGAAGCTGAAGTATGTTAAGACTTCGTACCCCTCCTAAGGCCACTGAGCCTTTCCCCTCTTATCAAATAACCTCCCTAGGTACAAGTCATATAATTAGACCCTGACTCCCTTTGACCATGTCTCCTAACCACCAATTCTACACCCCACCTAAATGCCTATAAACTTGACCCCTTGACCCAAATATCAAACTTTTCCTTTCTACTTTcaaacctctccctttcctctagtAAATTCCACCTTATTGCCTAATGCACCACAATCTTTCCATCACACCCTCTTCCTCTAGACCTCATCCTTCAACAATGCCCATCTTTAACAAGCCTCTCGAATAGTTTGGCCCAGCCAAATGTAAATGCAAGTTTATGCAGCTATGGATTTTTAATAACTTCCAAAAATGCCTAAAGtggaaaagacccccccccctttctgcaaCATTCTTCATCTGTCCTGACCAATAAACTTATAAGTTGAATGCATCCCAAGCCCATGCCATAGCCATATCCTGGCTGACCTTGCTGGGGAAACCCCCAATCCCTTGTTCAttggtgttgtggggggggggacctTGGAATTGAGGGCTGTATCtcctaattttgcatggtctttttttttttcccctccagctttgtttccatcccttctccaacccccttctACCTACTTCCTAATGTGTAAGTTGTGCTGAAAAGCCGACATTGTGCCAGTTCTGAACCGGCTTCGGGAACCATGGGCGCAGTACTCCACTAATTTAGTTACCTAGACCTTGCCTGCATACAGGTAACTAGGGGTGTAACTTCATTTCCCTTACATAGCCAAGGCTTCCCATGCCCAGTACTAAAGATGTAATGCCCATATTAGGGGTAATGAGTCCAACTCTTAGACTTCCAGCACAAGTATTATCtcctccacaatctgaccaatctttggtaatgactgggcagtttgctgggaaGACTTGTTCGGCTGTCTCAGACCAGGGCATGATATCGGTatattgctactccattcctcgaTCACCAAAACCcctccaacattgccaaaattactttcacaCATGACTATCCCTTAATAGCAATATTAGACAATAACTCGCTGTTCAACCATACCATCCTCCCCATAAATATCAATTTTTGGCACTTTGAACATACTACCAAACGGCTGTTTCACAGCCTGATGCCCCCTGTGCACCCAACCCTGTCAaaacagatcaaactgccctgtacagacacgcacatgtgTTAACTGTGGCGGCCCCAGTAATCtatttatagaggctgtcccacacaagtttgagtctgagatGGCCACTTAGATACAGAAATGGTCTCGCTTTacatgaagccagacaggaagcacatcaagGTTTCTTGTACTTcctactccagtaatgtcgctctgccccctccccctccaatatgTCCCTACATCTTCCCCTATATCTTCACCCCACtcaccacttccacttctacattctacctccatCAAATTCCTTTGGTGTCTGGATTTAGTGGCAATCTCAACCATAGCTCCAATCACAACTACAGCCTTAacaccaatccccctccctctgcatTACCTGCAGTAGACTAAtcattccaccccttcccctactgcactctcccctccacct from Penaeus vannamei isolate JL-2024 chromosome 5, ASM4276789v1, whole genome shotgun sequence includes these protein-coding regions:
- the LOC113830564 gene encoding uncharacterized protein, whose amino-acid sequence is MMILLTAAFLSLLGYVAPQMPDMPSVMELVETIGDKQMRSVGDLDDYTQSLLQLAQIHMAKSFSVEAKRYKRALDLVSVRVNATEDFVPPMANPSVFDKPDFIGVTNMRVLSTPMKEYWILGYNGIQKSHAVIEITPTLNRLRLIGRFTLTDDLAEIKHVAGNIIDNNLWIAMASDNHLVSITVVDLVSEVAKNLQVIVTDGSVGGLHMFKTGGHLFLAVGANDINCQEDEEINSRIYQLVGQYFDQQDSLALQTKNVSDITGFAYKNRYYLVFAMTHSEGSQVYRFDAELGTLTLVQQLTDLDVYSVHYFHEKQENRHYIIMNNGLEPKLYRWSNEQLLLWQELNKGTGVDPVGSIQTFTFSSLESIIMVAYGSKVMFYADDVSAHFNSNFVMHTNCNKIGDLAMVKIMNDYVVTYVCLESNGKTELKTRRVIMDYIDLEKPTDETDTLLQCLDSLKLELDSRKSTIDHLGQVLTTDLLMTVDNSQTWHGPLTFTEPLMVNGTATVQQTMNVVGDGTAQAHDETYNLFLSKSATLEHGVDTVNSGMDNILYHSKDQTIKGSIVASPLTVDSFESSSTKLTELNGTPLLSLSKVFMIDGIDQDVSSSMYIDTMKADVFTTRDGASSATINGVKTNQLLRKSLASQDVTGNLHFGDISVQGIQGLTTANKNVVVNGINTNHIVTRGQNATFLDKKSFQNLKILEDLNLDLLNGIDLSSLAEDLVYMNTFKPQVLDGHFTLHDLNVDGNVDVTHINGVDMKKLDTMVVKTSGDFTLSGDVTYQNDFEVSGSMTSPKLNGIARENIVDLQTPHIPGDYTFTDANVISTITCNDINGIDINVDVATIDDDQIINGRLTFLDDVLVSGSQGVQMTNTATINSIHPKSLETFDQGNLVIKTNVTFTNNLNVLEDVTVGVINGLDMSGIEDRYWRKSTNQIILVSPTLDTATFQAAVTANDVNGRQMEDFLSVTGSQTIDGAYTFQGLVNLAGNLDMVDGKTVDGVDVSALKSNLVTLTDDQTITAQTSFAGKISASGSLDLDGKLNGWDLNKDFMRLDLSLPHTGILNFGDKTTAASLSMNRANIDVQSLNGLNVKSAVDDLVIMTDDATVNGPLKFTTSVNVNELSVSGTVDGVDVVDLVDRSLKKISPTPQAITGAITVNKGVHLDQSPSLTIVNGKDWTTHLSKESVIPLNYNGVIGGKKTFTKPVSISGNFNPTTINGFDVPQLSDRILTKSTNQNVGSKYTITGDVIAKNVNAPVIDGVNTANLVLVDQGVSVGGSVDFADYLEMKDVTSDTGVLDGCDVVQLNASAIWRSSDGSIEMPFPVTVKSVNIRKDATVNGVVKAGSRELIHFLNTLVLKSSNQDISGKVEFITDVTMTSLLAQTADGVDIDNLYAVTVMNNQDSVINCNVAFTKDLTIKTLSVDTVFGVGPEGTLINSLNVSDINANAVLTLGGSYIMTGIKTFTNGLTADGLKVTGSLGGIPVSDLVVVSASGRLADNLLFTAPITAKGDLEVGGLIDNVDLEQLLIDRIRLDTTESLTSSTSFEGIKVEGDLEVEEINGIKLQDIVLKSGRIQQDITGPKTFAGGLKVEGEIQATQINDVDIPALNLNVVRKDRADKIKHNLIFEAAVAAKTSIDVTGKVNGYKLEDINYSPSVLSKNILDTSTRLYNLNSTLSDVFIDTKALACGMYETMRYGELLNIETVAITGKMSYGSYGGIPFLAVRECEVFCTCPNRYSFYHVSNDGMLWKDFNDTDSAFIFDSDGYEGTGLVNHCTGTTEVKTLQLADKSHTVGDLGTVADIGVFSVKGVTYIVTAGTIAEGSPGATSTISVVKLTQNPVVIWSLKTHYSASTVDLTLSPEGWLLLVANHMASNDSVDPFTVPSQLYLWSPTEEKFTLVEEHIGQWVTSGIFLNAKSSLKERYFSLAQLQVSTSLCEDGLKPTTEVMVFKHGPSGYRPYQRLPSYGVVAQESVYIGFDLYLLLLSESSQTLDVYDHSPTEGFRLYQQLPVCRKPIDIKMITVSFTDFLLVSCKEPAQIMKFQFLTKGFTYRE